The Marasmius oreades isolate 03SP1 chromosome 11, whole genome shotgun sequence genome includes a region encoding these proteins:
- a CDS encoding uncharacterized protein (antiSMASH:Cluster_11.1; MEROPS:MER0256224) translates to MSLRRGIYHIENAGVPSAIDLKDGSSSDGTPIVGWQFTPDTINWHQLWLAEPIPNLADTFTLCNLFSGTYMDLYNGSSEAGTAVNGWQGTAFTTNPHQLWTIKKSSDGTSYKIQNYGSKTFVDLVNGDSSDGAKIAGWTGTWDEGNPHQKWYFNRMSVSSAEAQAAIARNPHIHGTYRGYILDGEYLVLPNATFTQIWKNSGLPGSKWREQIYDCDDFAIAMKAAVGKWGADSWKANGFAIFCGVMLGVNKAGDAAHAYNFTLTKDHADIVFFEPQNGGYLNDIGYDSYMAFY, encoded by the exons ATGTCTCTGCGACGCGGAATTT ACCACATCGAGAATGCTGGGGTTCCCAGTGCCATTGATCTCAAAGACG GCAGCTCCAGTGACG GCACACCTATCGTTGGCTGGCAGTTTACACCAGACACGATCAACTGGCATCAGCTCTGGCTTGCTGAACCAATCCCCAACCTTGCTGATACCTTTACCCTTTGCAACCTGTTCAGCGGTACCTACATGGATCTCTACAACG GTTCTTCCGAAGCGGGCACCGCAGTCAATGGTTGGCAAGGAACTGCCTTTACGACCAATCCCCACCAGCTCTGGACCATCAAGAAGTCGAGCGACGGTACGAGCTACAA GATCCAGAATTACGGAAGTAAAA CCTTCGTCGATCTTGTCAATGG CGACAGCTCTGATGGGGCCAAAATTGCTGGATGGACCGGCACTTGGGATGAAGGTAACCCTCACCAGAAATGGTACTTCAATAGGATGAGCGTCTCCAGCGCGGAGGCCCAAGCGGCTATCGCGCGAAACCCTCACATTCACGGGACTTACAGAGGATACATCCTCGATGGAGA ATATCTTGTCCTCCCTAACGCTACTTTCACTCAGATTTGGAAAAACTCCGGTCTTCCTGGTAGCAAATGGCGTGAGCAAATCTATGATTGCGATGACTTCGCTATAG CCATGAAGGCCGCCGTTGGGAAGTGGGGCGCCGACTCCTGGAAGGCTAAT GGCTTCGCCATCTTTTGTGGAGTTATGCTTGGTGTCAACAAGGCTGGAGATGCGGCCCATGCTTACAACTTCACCCTCACCAAGGACCATGCTGACATTGTCTTCTTTGA GCCTCAGAACGGTGGATACCTG AACGACATTGGCTATGACAGCTACATGGCCTTCTACTGA
- a CDS encoding uncharacterized protein (antiSMASH:Cluster_11.1; CAZy:AA9): protein MFKHAIIGCLLSTIISSVQGHGYVQEITADGAKYTGWLPYNDPYTTPIPERIVRKFPDNGPVQDLSVIDIQCNGWAAQGSVTTPAPLVAKITAGSQLTLNWTFWPEDHKGPMLTYMARAPSDITKWLPGSSAVWFKIDESGKDSNGVWAASDKLDANNGIYKVTIPKNLKPGQYIIRHEVIALHFAAQYPGVQIYPSCIQVDVVGSGNAFPTSFVSFPGAYTPTTPGMVYDIYSNTGPYPIPGPAVWTGGN, encoded by the exons ATGTTCAAGCACGCTATCATCGGCTGTCTGCTTTCGACGATaatctcctctgtccaaggaCATGGATACGTCCAGGAAATCACTGCTGACGGGGCGAAATACACCGGATGGTTACCTTACAACGATCCCTACACGACCCCGATACCCGAACGTATCGTTCGGAAATTTCCAGACAACG GTCCCGTTCAAGACTTGAGTGTGATTGA CATCCAATGCAATGGCTGGGCCGCTCAAGGGTCCGTGACCACACCGGCACCTCTGGTGGCCAAAATCACTGCTGGCTCTCAATTGACTCTAAACTGGACTTTCTGGCCCGAAGACCACAAG GGCCCCATGCTGACTTACATGGCTCGTGCACCCAGCGACATCACGAAATGGTTGCCGGGAAGTAGCGCTGTATGGTTCAAGATCGATGAGTCCGGCAAGGACTCTAATGGAGTCTGGGCGGCTTCGGATAAACTGGATGCTAACAATGGTATCTACAAGGTGACCATCCCGAAAAATCTTAAGCCCGGTCAATACATTATTCGGCATGAAGT TATTGCTCTCCACTTTG CCGCTCAATATCCTGGGGTTCAAATATATCCCTCCTGCATTCAGGTTGACGTTGTTGGTAGTGGAAACGCTTTCCCAACTTCCTTCGTGTCATTCCCGGGAGCGTACACTCCGACCACACCAG GAATGGTTTATGATATCTACTCGA ACACCGGG CCATACCCAATTCCTGGACCAGCTGT ATGGACCGGCGGAAActaa
- a CDS encoding uncharacterized protein (antiSMASH:Cluster_11.1) yields MGIHRTKFGREIAKNEHGRQQSRHDRADTNDEPNLIFSCSITELSGKCLDITPYASPCRFRMLSCLSLEHENRLDVFEFDQLPSGEYCAVSYVWRGVPVPDYVDSGTFTVRGAEDGDPTSLDVLRDIVWVAGEEGKKYLWLDRIGIVQSDKSDKAWQIIQMFNIYKESTCIIVPGGLGRLAFSNDDTTCMDRAWTLQEALAPKRDDVIVLYSQNPSLQFETHVASLSFTDTREKPLRSGRTSVPAAYMTLDDVLTVAKYSIHRPFGFNQAHAQPLIGARITGVGQRQAIWQCALMRTSSRPVDMIFSAMHFFGILLNPKEFEDDDRLGVTVRFAQGILEDSRKGVLDDSDHWLCALYFMETSQQMSTFPYVCHEVKISIGGPETIVRRPSRGT; encoded by the coding sequence ATGGGCATCCATCGAACTAAGTTTGGTCGCGAAATTGCAAAAAATGAACATGGTCGTCAGCAGAGTCGACATGATAGAGCTGATACCAATGATGAGCCTAATCTCATATTCTCTTGTAGCATTACCGAGTTGTCTGGCAAGTGCCTCGACATCACACCATACGCTTCTCCTTGCCGGTTTCGCATGCTTTCTTGTCTCTCTTTAGAACACGAAAATCGCCTGGATGTCTTCGAATTCGACCAGTTACCCTCAGGGGAATACTGTGCCGTCTCTTATGTGTGGAGAGGAGTACCGGTTCCCGACTACGTCGACTCCGGAACATTTACCGTTCGTGGTGCTGAAGATGGGGATCCCACTAGCTTGGATGTGCTTCGGGACATTGTCTGGGTAGCTGGTGAAGAGGGCAAAAAATATCTCTGGTTGGACCGTATCGGCATCGTTCAGTCAGACAAGTCTGACAAGGCATGGCAGATCATACAGATGTTCAACATCTATAAGGAGTCTACGTGTATCATCGTTCCCGGTGGCCTAGGGAGACTCGCGTTCTCAAATGATGATACGACATGCATGGACCGTGCATGGACCTTACAGGAAGCTCTGGCTCCAAAACGTGACGACGTTATTGTCCTCTATTCACAAAACCCTTCCCTGCAATTCGAAACGCATGTTGCATCCCTTTCGTTTACCGACACCAGGGAGAAACCATTACGATCAGGGAGAACATCTGTACCGGCTGCCTATATGACGCTCGATGATGTCCTCACGGTCGCGAAATACTCCATCCATCGGCCTTTTGGCTTCAACCAGGCGCACGCTCAACCGCTCATCGGCGCCCGCATAACGGGAGTCGGTCAACGTCAAGCCATCTGGCAATGTGCTCTCATGCGTACCTCATCTCGTCCTGTTGATATGATTTTCAGCGCCATGCATTTCTTTGGCATACTTCTGAATCCCAAAGAATTCGAGGACGATGATCGGCTAGGAGTAACGGTCAGATTTGCGCAAGGAATCCTGGAAGACTCACGAAAGGGTGTATTGGACGACTCGGACCATTGGTTATGCGCGTTGTATTTTATGGAGACGTCTCAACAAATGTCCACatttccctatgtttgccaCGAGGTCAAAATCAGTATCGGTGGTCCAGAGACTATCGTTCGGCGTCCCTCTAGAGGTACTTGA